A genomic window from Punica granatum isolate Tunisia-2019 chromosome 2, ASM765513v2, whole genome shotgun sequence includes:
- the LOC116197270 gene encoding uncharacterized protein LOC116197270: MASLNSGVLVKLLEDMNAEEAALDDRKPALLQIRSIIPVLAEGDLWPNQGFYLKVSDASHAMYVSLPHDQDEFVLCNKLHLGQFIYADRLETSYPVPLLVGVRPYLGRNSCTGARKGLISIDNLVEIGDASNQELVKEVIKDAEEKPRMKVRSTSTSGAVPGIRTVRNMAQKSSRERDLSDSDCSRKVDRDSDTESTISTCSSVSRISKRRSWNDADNSRLDEILEIPSIRRRLKPIRHSPSSSSSVVHLRHDSTVELPISKALRKSKSVLSPKASRNLKSNKVSATSKKTTSEVSLDQTAIFSSLNNRTRTEDTIVWASLPSSLLMLGKEVLKRRDAALLASMEALQEAAAAERLLKCLSAYSELQAANSEDRETEALVDQFFNLQDDLSRSRLIVESLNIRTRSKSSEPEEESNKDVLRVASERTKNAQSWIKAALASDLTTPTSTEKASDYDNSLKGTCTSRKLSSYEPKVKLGSSDRKLEWSRGSSLCATGDLASSLQNESRALFLVFVEQYLDGLRHRFSQESSNAMVGTMLQIKKVSDWIDLMAKKEANCLKSGSKSDDSEFDIYGRVKNKIYRILLMHIEKTAMVWEDMSEASVD; the protein is encoded by the exons ATGGCTTCTTTGAATTCCGGGGTCCTTgtgaagctcctcgaggacaTGAATGCGGAGGAGGCCGCTTTGGATGACCGGAAGCCTGCCCTCTTACAGATCCGAAGCATTATCCCCGTCCTGGCAGAAGGCGATCTCTGGCCTAACCAGGGGTTCTACCTCAAGGTCTCCGACGCCTCGCACGCAATGTATGTTTCCCTTCCGCACGATCAGGATGAGTTCGTTCTTTGCAACAAATTGCATCTCGGGCAATTCATATATGCTGATAGATTGGAAACCTCATACCCTGTACCATTGCTCGTTGGTGTCAGGCCCTATCTGGGCCGGAACTCGTGCACCGGGGCCCGGAAGGGCCTCATCTCGATCGACAACCTGGTAGAGATTGGTGATGCATCCAACCAGGAACTGGTGAAGGAAGTAATTAAAGATGCAGAAGAAAAACCGAGGATGAAGGTCCGGTCCACGAGCACTTCCGGGGCAGTCCCTGGCATCAGGACTGTTAGGAATATGGCCCAGAAGTCTTCTAGAGAGAGGGATCTGTCTGATTCTGATTGCTCAAGGAAGGTCGATAGGGACAGCGATACGGAGAGCACCATATCCACGTGTTCTTCTGTTTCTCGGATCTCAAAGAGAAGAAGCTGGAATGATGCAGATAATTCTAGACTAGATGAGATTCTGGAAATCCCGAGTATCAGGCGCAGACTGAAGCCCATTCGTCATAGCCCCAGCTCTAGT AGTTCCGTGGTGCATCTGAGGCATGACAGCACGGTTGAATTACCGATTTCCAAGGCATTGAGAAAGAGTAAGAGTGTGCTATCACCAAAGGCGTCAAGGAATTTGAAGAGCAATAAGGTCTCCGCGACCTCGAAAAAGACTACTAGTGAGGTTTCCTTGGATCAAACTGCTATTTTCAGTTCCTTAAATAACAGGACCAGGACAGAAGACACAATCGTGTGGGCTTCGCTACCGTCGAGTTTACTCATGCTCGGCAAG GAAGTCCTGAAGCGGAGAGATGCAGCATTGCTTGCTTCCATGGAGGCTCTGCAGGAGGCTGCAGCTGCCGAGAGATTGCTCAAATGCCTAAG TGCATACTCGGAGCTTCAAGCGGCAAATTCAGAGGATCGTGAAACCGAGGCATTAGTCGATCAATTCTTCAACCTCCAGGATGACTTATCCCGGAGTCGACTGATCGTTGAGTCCCTCAATATCAGAACCAGATCGAAATCCTCTGAACCTGAAGAGGAATCAAACAAAGATGTACTGAGAGTAGCATCTGAGAGGACGAAAAATGCACAATCCTGGATAAAAGCTGCTCTGGCATCCGATCTCACCACGCCAACCTCCACTGAGAAGGCAAGCGATTATGACAATAGCCTGAAGGGCACATGCACTTCTCGAAAGCTGAGCAGTTATGAGCCAAAGGTTAAATTGGGAAGCTCAGATCGTAAGCTTGAGTGGTCGAGAGGAAGTTCACTGTGTGCGACAGGTGATTTGGCAAGTTCTCTGCAGAACGAGAGCAGGGCATTGTTTCTAGTCTTCGTGGAGCAATACTTGGATGGCCTTCGACACAGATTTTCTCAGGAATCAAGCAACGCGATGGTGGGAACGATGCTTCAAATCAAGAAGGTTAGCGATTGGATTGATTTGATGGCCAAAAAGGAAGCAAACTGCTTAAAGAGCGGTTCTAAATCTGATGATTCTGAGTTCGACATCTATGGAAGGGTAAAAAATAAGATATATAGAATTCTTCTCATGCACATTGAGAAAACTGCCATGGTGTGGGAAGATATGAGCGAGGCTTCTGTGGATTAA
- the LOC116194853 gene encoding probable beta-D-xylosidase 5, translating into MKDKLLFLVCLSIVLIIQFPVAFQQYACDINDPKTSGFPFCNTSLPYQDRAMDLVSRLTLQEKVQQLVDRATGIPRLGVPPYNWWSEALHGVSSVGRGVHFNETVPGATSFPAVILSAASFNASLWYRMGQVVSNEARAMHNVGLAGLTYWSPNVNVFRDPRWGRGQETPGEDPLVVSRYAVNYIRGLQEVSPTSERLKVSSCCKHYTAYDLDKWKDIDRFHFDAKVTKQDMEDTFQPPFKSCVQDGHVSSVMCSYNRVNGIPTCADPDLLKGIVRGQWGLNGYVVSDCDSVEVYYDQLHYTNTPEDAVALALKAGLNMNCGDFLGKYTENAVNLKKVDESVVDESLIYNYVVLMRLGFFDGDPQYLEFGDLGPEDVCTEENQLLAIEAAKQGIVLLKNNGALPLSKNTTKRLAVIGQNGNATSTMISNYAGVPCRYTSPLKGLQKYLATVTYEVGCADVKCADDSLVPAAVEAAGEADVVVLVVGLDQSIEAEGLDRENLMLPGFQEKLVMQVTNATKGSVILVVMSAGPIDVSFAKNINKIGGMLWVGYPGQDGGEAIAQVIFGDYNPSGRSPFTWYSQEYVDLLPMTDMNMRANTSTNFPGRTYRFYTGQPVYPFGHGLSYSRYTKTMVSAPTTITVRPKSSQTMNEDHLSSQAILHSPYSNAQTVNVSAVNCTGLVVSFLVGVKNNGKRAGDHVVLVFWKPSRSRAPVGAPNLQLVGFERVHVDAGKTVTVMVRMDVCKDLSMADKEGTRVLVLGQYDFVVGAPGESQVSHQVNFRLSNGGENDAELEYTGSM; encoded by the exons ATGAAAGACAAACTTCTCTTCCTGGTTTGCCTATCGATTGTGCTCATAATCCAGTTTCCGGTTGCTTTTCAACAGTATGCTTGTGATATCAATGACCCAAAAACGAGCGGATTCCCCTTTTGCAACACTTCATTGCCTTACCAAGACAGGGCCATGGACCTGGTCTCGAGGCTGACTCTCCAAGAAAAGGTGCAGCAGTTAGTAGACCGAGCCACAGGCATTCCTAGGCTTGGAGTGCCGCCCTACAACTGGTGGTCAGAAGCCCTCCATGGTGTCTCGTCAGTAGGAAGGGGAGTGCACTTCAACGAAACCGTGCCCGGGGCCACGAGCTTCCCTGCAGTTATACTATCCGCTGCGAGCTTCAATGCCTCACTGTGGTACAGGATGGGCCAGGTCGTGTCCAACGAGGCCCGGGCAATGCACAACGTGGGCCTCGCTGGACTCACGTACTGGAGCCCGAATGTGAATGTGTTCCGTGACCCAAGGTGGGGCCGGGGGCAGGAGACACCCGGGGAGGACCCACTAGTTGTGTCAAGGTATGCAGTTAACTATATTCGGGGTCTTCAGGAAGTGAGCCCTACGAGCGAGAGGCTGAAGGTCTCTAGCTGCTGCAAGCATTACACCGCATACGATCTGGACAAATGGAAAGATATTGATCGGTTTCACTTTGATGCGAAG GTGACAAAACAAGACATGGAGGACACTTTTCAGCCCCCGTTTAAGAGCTGCGTTCAGGATGGACATGTAAGTAGTGTCATGTGTTCATACAACCGAGTGAACGGCATCCCAACTTGTGCCGATCCTGATCTGCTGAAGGGAATTGTCAGAGGCCAGTGGGGATTGAATGG ATATGTCGTTTCCGACTGTGACTCCGTTGAGGTTTATTATGATCAACTCCACTACACCAACACGCCTGAAGACGCTGTAGCCCTTGCCCTGAAAGCAG GTCTGAACATGAACTGTGGAGATTTCCTTGGCAAGTACACCGAAAATGCTGTTAACTTGAAGAAGGTGGATGAGTCGGTCGTAGATGAGTCCTTGATATACAACTATGTCGTCCTGATGAGGCTAGGCTTCTTTGACGGGGACCCGCAATACCTCGAGTTTGGAGATTTGGGCCCAGAAGATGTATGCACCGAAGAGAACCAGCTACTGGCAATTGAAGCAGCAAAGCAAGGAATAGTATTGCTGAAGAACAATGGAGCCCTTCCTCTTTCCAAAAACACGACCAAGAGGTTAGCAGTTATTGGACAAAACGGCAATGCAACTTCCACTATGATAAGCAACTATGCAGGAGTACCTTGCCGCTACACTAGCCCGTTGAAGGGGCTGCAAAAGTATTTGGCGACTGTGACGTACGAAGTGGGATGTGCTGACGTGAAGTGTGCTGATGACTCTCTGGTACCAGCTGCGGTGGAGGCTGCAGGAGAGGCCGATGTGGTAGTGCTGGTTGTGGGTCTTGACCAGTCGATTGAAGCGGAAGGGTTGGATCGGGAGAACTTGATGCTACCTGGATTCCAGGAGAAGCTTGTTATGCAAGTGACTAATGCGACAAAAGGGTCTGTCATTCTTGTTGTTATGTCAGCAGGCCCCATTGATGTTTCGTTTGCAAAGAATATCAATAAGATCGGGGGAATGTTGTGGGTAGGATACCCTGGTCAGGATGGAGGAGAGGCCATAGCTCAGGTCATCTTTGGAGATTACAACCCAA GCGGGAGGTCCCCTTTCACATGGTATTCCCAGGAGTATGTTGATCTACTGCCAATGACAGACATGAACATGAGAGCTAACACCTCCACGAACTTCCCCGGAAGAACCTACCGTTTCTACACAGGACAGCCTGTCTACCCATTTGGCCATGGGCTCAGCTACTCCAGGTACACCAAGACCATGGTATCTGCCCCTACTACAATAACTGTCCGACCGAAATCCTCTCAGACCATGAACGAGGATCATCTTTCCAGCCAAGCCATCCTACATAGTCCTTACTCCAATGCCCAGACTGTGAATGTTTCGGCAGTCAACTGCACCGGACTGGTAGTCAGTTTCTTGGTGGGGGTGAAGAATAACGGGAAGCGGGCAGGAGATCATGTGGTTTTGGTGTTCTGGAAACCCTCAAGATCACGGGCTCCGGTAGGTGCACCGAATCTGCAGCTGGTGGGGTTTGAGAGGGTGCATGTTGATGCAGGGAAGACGGTGACCGTTATGGTGAGAATGGATGTGTGTAAGGACCTAAGCATGGCAGACAAGGAGGGGACACGGGTTCTCGTCCTAGGACAGTATGATTTTGTGGTTGGAGCTCCGGGTGAAAGCCAAGTGAGCCACCAGGTCAACTTCAGGCTGAGTAATGGAGGTGAGAACGATGCCGAATTGGAATACACCGGATCGATGTAA